In one Lycium barbarum isolate Lr01 chromosome 7, ASM1917538v2, whole genome shotgun sequence genomic region, the following are encoded:
- the LOC132601258 gene encoding uncharacterized protein LOC132601258 — translation MSSITTVIRHSGFWNEQNCFVDYKLDAVVFKDYCSYGDLVETIAIQLGVDISRKTISIKYVVEGDNMPIEIRNNMGVRVYVELKRENRGFEAYPLCVNITDNDLENFVSGKSAVEDDMFQLEFNDYMYAMDVVDSNDLDASDCAKAVVLFQNNDDLIISNKEHKDVFVDQIYKDKDTLKNVMANYAIRKRFNFRTERSNAVSYTLVCCSTDCRWKFRASSIANSEIFRVRSFHDEHTCLLKDKVYSQRQATNWLIGASVVKPKIANHKRKYTPGDIVDDVKNEYGVDVSYMTAWRAREKAMNELRGEPTESYKKLPGYVYILDKTYPGSHVRMHKSQQNEFLYLFIALKAFIKGFECCRPIVVVDGSHLKTTYNGTFVSASTLDGAGNILPLAYGVIDSENDKSWTWFFEQFKQAYGNRDNMCIVSDRQESIIKASNGEVLSPVFYALAKAYTHAEFDKLMEKIEKVDFRVKEYLEDAGREKWARLYSPVNRGWTMTSNIAEFINGKLVATRELPVFDFLEEVRKMFGRWNCTNRRNGTYTFTTLGKAFQQLLSINECKSLRMTVEPSTEYVYTVNDEARRFIIDLKKKTCSCRMFQMDEIPCPHAWAVLKSKSLMPDEYCSDLFKPKTVIKTYDVPVDPLPDESEWNIPKHISNEVVLPPRYKIPPGRPKKKRDKPLMETMIGKRRNACSTCGRLGHNRRSCSNEPRKK, via the exons ATGTCAAGCATAACAACAGTGATCAGACACTCCGGTTTTTGGAATGAACAGAATTGCTTTGTTGATTACAAACTAGACGCAGTTGTCTTCAAAGATTATTGTTCATACGGTGATTTGGTTGAAACTATAGCAATTCAGTTAGGTGTTGATATTAGCAGGAAAACGATATCAATAAAATATGTTGTTGAAGGAGACAACATGCCAATTGAAATACGCAACAATATGGGAGTAAGGGTGTATGTTGAGCTTAAGAGAGAAAACAGGGGATTTGAAGCATATCCGTTGTGCGTTAACATAACTGATAATGATCTTGAGAATTTTGTGTCCGGCAAATCTGCAGTTGAAGACGATATGTTTCAACTTGAATTTAATGATTATATGTATGCTATGGACGTAGTTGATTCAAATGATTTGGATGCGTCGGATTGTGCTAAGGCTGTTGTTTTATTTCAAAACAACGATGACTTGATAATTTCGAACAAGGAACATAAGGATGTTTTTGTTGATCAAATCTACAAAGATAAGGACACTCTGAAGAATGTTATGGCGAATTATGCAATTCGCAAAAGATTCAATTTCAGGACAGAGAGGTCGAATGCCGTAAG TTACACTCTGGTATGCTGTTCAACTGATTGTCGTTGGAAATTCAGAGCTTCAAGTATTGCGAACTCTGAAATATTTAGAGTGAGATCTTTTCATGACGAACATACGTGTCTATTGAAGGACAAAGTGTATTCCCAAAGGCAAGCAACAAATTGGTTGATTGGTGCGTCAGTTGTTAAGCCAAAAATAGCAAATCATAAGAGGAAATATACACCTGGTGATATAGTAGACGACGTAAAAAATGAGTATGGCGTTGATGTTTCTTATATGACGGCCTGGAGGGCTAGAGAAAAGGCAATGAATGAATTAAGAGGGGAACCAACAGAATCATACAAGAAGTTACCGGGATATGTCTACATATTGGATAAAACATACCCTGGATCACATGTGAGAATgcacaaatcacaacaaaacgAGTTCTTGTATTTGTTTATAGCACTTAAAGCGTTCATAAAAGGCttcgagtgttgtagaccaatagttgtaGTAGATGGTTCCCACCTTAAAACTACATATAACGGTACTTTTGTATCAGCCAGCACGTTGGATGGTGCAG GTAATATTCTACCATTGGCATATGGTGTGATAGATTCAGAGAACGATAAGTCTTGGACCTGGTTCTTTGAGCAGTTCAAACAAGCTTATGGGAATAGGGATAACATGTGTATTGTATCAGACAGACAAGAGAGCATCATTAAGGCG TCGAATGGTGAAGTATTGAGTCCTGTATTCTATGCACTTGCAAAAGCATACACACATGCTGAGTTTGATAAGCTGATGGAGAAGATTGAGAAGGTTGATTTTCGGGTAAAAGAGTACTTGGAGGATGCTGGAAGGGAAAAGTGGGCTCGACTGTATTCACCCGTTAACAGAGGATGGACAATGACGTCAAATATAGCCGAATTTATTAATGGAAAATTAGTAGCAACAAGAGAGTTGCCTGTTTTCGATTTtcttgaagaagtgaggaagatgtttgggAGATGGAATTGCACTAATAGGAGGAACGGTacatacacattcacaacacttgGGAAAGCATTCCAACAATTATTATCAATAAACGAATGTAAATCTCTACGTATGACG GTTGAACCATCAACTGAATATGTGTATACCGTAAATGATGAGGCAAGGCGATTCATAATTGATCTTAAAAAGAAAACATGCAGTTGTCGGATGTTCCAAATGGACGAGATACCATGTCCACATGCATGGGCTGTATTGAAGAGTAAAAGTCTTATGCCTGATGAATATTGTTCAGACCTATTCAAACCAAAGACAGTGATTAAGACGTATGATgtacctgtggatcctctgcctGACGAGAGTGAGTGGAATATTCCCAAACACATAAGCAATGAAGTTGTTTTGCCACCAAGATACAAGATACCCCCGGGAAGGCCAAAGAAAAAGCGAGATAAACCATTAATGGAGACGATGATTGGTAAACGTAGGAATGCTTGTAGTACTTGTGGACGTCTTGGTCACAATAGACGTTCTTGTTCCAATGAGCCACGTAAGAAGTAG